The following are encoded in a window of Peromyscus leucopus breed LL Stock chromosome X, UCI_PerLeu_2.1, whole genome shotgun sequence genomic DNA:
- the Usp26 gene encoding ubiquitin carboxyl-terminal hydrolase 26: MDPVLIHAQVQMWSAKAGMSKSRTAFIETVVGKREVKLLLYFVTGRIKSLQLKNNIKSVVLKTYDEDQNYLHLTFKNNDFLFVEKLTSTDARQLKRFLDRVYERNLRTSRRSNEERADGPSKSTHSLPLKVRSEASRKCFQLGEESGASGLCELPLFSSSLTTFNNGGLLENPLVKRKRSSPDSEKNRKGKGNILEESNKEIEPVVSVHDDRGKGRDLREAGQSQLGLGFSSEADYFEEPDLDVCDLYDLIKKLFSPFLLRSHCLEKGVEWHEHMKTLLLYPEKACQGLPNVGNTCYINVVLQSLCSVPLFVNDLFNQGFPWIKPPRDDFNMPLMQLLVLKDIYSMKTREKLLIKITRALPQFGEVFTADRQSDAHEFLSLCLVQLKETVQKLTILWQSENESGGNNLLTQIFADHAITNKVPVCPVANNFEFELLRSIFCKGCGLAVIRKEPSSYLSINIPQGLKGHNLSIQSSFDLFFKAEELEHRCERCMHNKSIALHKFSRLPKVIIIHLKRYSFNESWVMKKDEQNIVISKFLKLSCHCNKNTKPPPPLNENEHVKDLDLLKPLHELGSEIFKSSFISMTTSQFMDFSTANVRSTKESEPQNVKRDSKVLNGKVQQEDQGKGATANVIRSELTNETEKLKNHEKARKFSKLDSGSISKGTKDNALKITERPPKYKQAQKCYKERSDKQTFREAVTRSHKPRSLEQRENLRKPAEPYTQNGSLNSQGSRGSSKKSGNKDGLDKKTKPTGKVDPQKPIGNDVNGYRLMNIISHIGSSLHGGHYINDTFDFRKRVWFTYSDSQVTSTQEDFVLKARLSTGYVFFYMQNEIFEELLSRETQSRNTSQ, encoded by the coding sequence atggaTCCCGTATTGATCCATGCTCAAGTCCAAATGTGGAGTGCAAAGGCAGGAATGTCTAAGTCAAGAACTGCATTCATTGAAACAGTAGTAGGAAAACGGGAAGTTAAACTCCTTCTTTATTTCGTCACTGGGAGGATTAAATCTTTGCAGCTAAAGAATAATATTAAAAGTGTGGTCCTTAAAACCTATGACGAAGACCAGAATTATttacatttaacttttaaaaacaacgATTTCTTGTTTGTTGAGAAACTAACCTCCACAGATGCCAGACAACTGAAGAGATTCCTAGATAGAGTCTATGAAAGAAATCTTCGTACGTCCAGGAGAAGTAATGAAGAGAGAGCTGATGGTCCTAGCAAAAGTACACACTCTTTACCACTGAAAGTTCGTTCAGAAGCGAGCAGGAAATGCTTCCAATTGGGGGAAGAAAGTGGAGCGTCAGGGCTTTGTGAGTTGCCTTTGTTTTCATCCTCATTAACCACATTTAATAATGGAGGGTTATTAGAAAATCCACTTGTAAAGAGGAAAAGATCCTCACCCGATTcggaaaagaatagaaaagggaaagggaacaTCCTGGAGGAGAGTAATAAGGAAATTGAGCCAGTGGTGTCTGTACATGATGatagagggaaaggaagggatttAAGAGAGGCAGGACAGAGTCAATTAGGATTAGGATTTTCATCTGAGGCCGATTATTTTGAGGAGCCTGATTTGGATGTTTGTGATCTTTATGATCtcattaaaaaattgttttcgCCATTTCTGTTAAGATCGCACTGTCTGGAGAAAGGCGTAGAGTGGCATGAGCATATGAAGACACTCTTACTGTATCCAGAGAAAGCATGCCAAGGTCTGCCTAATGTGGGAAACACCTGTTACATAAATGTAGTATTGCAGTCTCTGTGCTCAGTTCCACTGTTTGTTAATGATTTGTTCAATCAGGGTTTCCCATGGATCAAACCTCCAAGAGATGATTTTAACATGCCCTTGATGCAACTGCTTGTTTTGAAAGATATTTACAGCATGAAAACTAGGGAGAAGTTACTTATCAAGATTACAAGAGCCCTCCCACAATTTGGAGAGGTATTCACTGCAGACAGGCAGAGTGATGCTCATGAGTTTTTAAGTCTCTGTTTAGTTCAGTTGAAGGAAACTGTACAAAAGTTAACCATATTGTGGCAATCTGAAAATGAATCTGGGGGAAATAATTTACTTACACAGATTTTTGCTGACCATGCTATCACCAACAAAGTACCTGTTTGTCCTGTTGCTAATAATTTTGAATTTGAGTTGTTGAGATCTATTTTTTGTAAAGGTTGTGGCCTGGCTGTTATCAGGAAAGAACCGAGTAGTTACCTCTCCATCAACATTCCTCAAGGATTGAAAGGCCACAACTTGTCTATCCAGTCcagttttgatcttttttttaaagcagaagaaCTTGAGCATAGATGTGAGAGGTGTATGCACAACAAATCTATTGCATTGCACAAGTTTTCCCGACTTCCCAAGGTTATTATTATTCATCTGAAGCGCTATAGCTTTAATGAGTCATGGGTAATGAAGAAAGATGAACAGAACATCGTTATTTCCAAATTTTTAAAGCTGTCCTGTCATtgcaacaaaaacacaaaaccaccTCCACCCCTTAACGAAAATGAACATGTTAAGGATCTTGACTTACTAAAACCTCTTCATGAGTTGGGTTCTGAAATATTCAAATCGTCATTTATTTCAATGACGACCTCACAATTCATGGATTTCTCAACTGCAAATGTCAGATCAACCAAGGAGTCGGAACCACAAAATGTAAAGAGAGACTCTAAAGTATTGAATGGAAAAGTgcagcaggaagatcagggaaAGGGTGCCACAGCAAATGTAATTAGGTCAGAATTGACAAATGAGACAGAAAAACTCAAGAATCACGAGAAAGCACGTAAATTTAGTAAGTTAGATTCTGGTAGCATCAGCAAGGGTACTAAAGATAATGCCCTCAAAATTACAGAAAGACCCCCAAAGTACAAACAGGCCCAGAAATGTTATAAAGAGAGAAGTGACAAACAGACTTTCCGGGAGGCAGTTACTCGAAGCCATAAACCAAGGTccctggaacagagagagaaccTCAGAAAACCTGCAGAGCCATATACCCAGAATGGCAGTCTGAATTCACAGGGCTCACGAGGTTCCAGCAAGAAGTCAGGAAACAAAGATGGTTTAGATAAGAAGACAAAGCCTACAGGCAAGGTGGACCCACAAAAGCCTattggaaatgatgtaaatggtTACAGGCTCATGAATATTATCAGCCATATTGGGAGCAGTCTCCATGGAGGCCACTATATCAATGATACCTTTGACTTCAGGAAGCGGGTTTGGTTTACTTACAGCGATTCACAGGTGACAAGTACACAAGAGGACTTTGTGCTTAAGGCTAGGCTTTCCACTGGGTATGTCTTCTTCTACATGCAAAATGAGATCTTTGAAGAGCTTTTGTCAAGGGAAACTCAGTCTCGCAACACGTCACAGTAG